The Deltaproteobacteria bacterium genomic sequence GGCGGCCGGGTCGCCGCCGTGCATGCTCTTGTTGAGCTGCCGGAAGGTGTCGCTGATGACCCGGACGTGCCGCGTTTCCGGCTGCGCGCGGTACCAATCGGCGAAGGCCGACACGTCCGTCAGGAAGGCGGGCTCGGCGATATCCCCGGGCCCGGACGATACCAGCGAGTATTCGAGCACCGTGTTGCCGCTCAGGCGCTTGTCCAGGAAGTCCATGTCCTGGCGCAGCTCGACGCTCTCGTCGAGGAAGTTCGTCAACACGTCGTTCAACTCGTTACGCGGCACGGCCGCCGCCAGTGCCAGGACCACCGCCACCGAGCCCCACAGTAGAACGGTACGGCGGCGCACCACGAACTCCGCGACGGCGGCCATGACCGGGTCGTGACCCTTTCCGGCCGCCCGCGAGCGCACCGGGAGAAGCGAAACCAGCGCGGGCAGGAACGAGACCGAGAGCACGAAGGAGATGCCGGCACCCAATGCAACCAGTGTTCCCAGGTGGCGGTAGGGCGGTACCTCGGAGAAATTCATGGTCAGGAACCCGAGGGCCGTGGTCACGCTCGCAAGAAAGACCGGATACAGGTTGAGCCGGATGGATTCGACGATGGCCGCGCGTTTCGAATCCCCGGCCTGCAACCGGTGCAACAACGTCACCAGCGGGTGTACACAGTTGGCCACCGCCACCGTCAGCACGATGATCGGCGTTGCGGCCGTGGTCGGTGTAAGCGGAATGCCGGCCCAGCCCCCCAGCCCCATGGTGGCGAGCACGGAGAAGACGATGACCAGCCCCGTTGCCGCCACCCCTGCCAGGGTCCGGGTCAGGACGCCCAGGATCAGCGCCATGATGGCCAAGGACGCGGGGAGGACGGTCCGGGTGGTGGCCGCGGTTGCCTCCGCAAAGGCCTGGTTGAGGACAACCGTCCCGACGAGACGGAAATCAATGCCCGGGAAACGGGCTTCGGCTTCATGGAGAAGGCTGCGCGCGAATGCGACAACCTCGGAAATCCTGGCCGCGTCGTCTTCCTGGGGCAGCTTCACGGTGACGTTGACGGCGCTCACGGCTCCGTCCCTGGCCACGGCGTTCCCCGCCAGCCGAGGGTCGGCCAGAGCCGCTGCCCGGATACGGGATCGTTCCTCCGCGTCGTCGAGCTTCGTCGGGTCCACGAGGTCGCGGACGGACAGGTCGTCGCCGTCCGCTACGGTTTGCTGGAAGTTGGCGATGGAATCGACCCGTGTCGAGTAGGGCGTCTGCCATGCGCGCTCGGTAAGCCAGATGGCGGCGGCCAACGCCCTTTCCGAAGTGACGTCGCCGTCGTCCGGAGCGATCATGAAGAGGACGTTGTCGCTCCTCTCGTAGGTATTCTCCAGTGATTCGAACGCCAGGAGCTGGGGATTGTCCCGGCTGAAGAACATCCGGTAGTCCGTGGAGGACTTGAGGAAGGCGCCGCCCCCGGCGGCCACGGCCACAAGGACCAGGGTCAAGACGATGACCGGCCAGCGGGCGGCCACGACCCACTCGCCGAAACGATTTTCGAAGTGTTGAAAAGAGACGCCAGATTTGCTTGCCATAGCCGAGGCCACTATGCGCAAACAGATCAGAAAGATCCGTCAACTACAAGCCGTATCCAGCCTGCAGCACGCGGAGAGCCGACGCATGAGAAGGTGACCCTGCCGACACGGCATGTCTACGGACGCGCCTGCCGTCAAGGGCCACCTTCCCTTTGCACGGCTGTACAACCACTTCCGGCTGGGCCGGTAGCGGTCGTGGCTGGCTCAGCAGCAGCAGCGGCCGGCGGCGATGGCCTCGAGTTGTTCCTCGTCCAGTTGGCCGGCCGGCAGGGACAGATGCACCGTGTTCATGTCGCTCTCATGCACATGGATCGCGACATTTTCCGGAAGGTCCACGCCGAGCTCTTCACGGATGGCGGTCTTGGGGTCCGACAGGAGCTGTTGGCGGAAGTCGAGGTCCTCCACCGCCTTGTCTATGAGCTTGCGTTGCATTTCCTCCGCGGACTGCATCGCCGCTTGTGTAAACTCCTTCATGACATACCCTCCTCATTTTTAGCACGAGAATCTTTTGAAATAGTTTCTATCAAGTTGAACGGCGAAATTCAACACTAACTTTGATATCAATATAGATTTTTTTGTGAACGGTTTGCTGGGGTCGTTGGTACAAGCTGACCTTCCCCCCCATCCCACTACGATTGGTGGAGGGTAGGCTCAAGCCATCTGCCGGCGAACCAAGTCGCGAAATACGCCTTCCGTCGCCGCCAGTTCCTCGAAGGTGCCTTCCTGGACGACCCTTCCGGACTGCAACACGTAGAGACGATCCGCCTGGCGCAGGGTGGAGAGCCGGTGGGCGATGACGATTCGTGTGGAGTCGAGCTGCGCGAGGTTGTCTACGATCCGCGCCTGGCTGTCGTTGTCGAGCCAGTTGGTGGCTTCGTCCAGCAGCAGGATGCGGGGTTTGCGGATCAGCGCGTGGGCGATGGTGATGCGCTGGCTCTCGCCTCCCGATGTGACGCTGGCACTGGCGCCTACCGGCGTCAGCATCCCCATCGGCATCGCGGCGATCTCGCCATCGACGGCCGCCAGACGCGCTGCGCGCCACGCGTCCTCGGCGGTTGTTTCGTCGTGGCCTCCGGCGATGTTGTCCCACAGGTCTTCCGGATGGAGCCGCACTTCCTGGGGAACCACGCCGATCTGCCGGCGCACTTGCTTGACGTTGAGGTGTTTCAGGTCGCGCCCGTCGTAGTACACCGCTCCGGCCGACGGTTGTTCCAGCCCCAGGGCCAGGCGGAAGAGCGTGCTCTTGCCGCCTCCCGACTCGCCGGCGATGGCAACGAATTCGCCGGGGCGGGCGTGAATCGATACATCGTCGAGGATAGAGGGACCATCGGGATCGTACCGGAAGGAGACGTGATCGAACACGATCTCGCCGCCCAGGGCGCCTACCGACTCACCACCGGCTTCGGTGTCCATGGGCTCGGCAAGGAACGGTCGGATCTGATCGAGGGCCGGCGTCATGCCGGCAACGGCGCTGAAAGATGTGCCGAGGCGTACCACCGCGGTCTGAAACACCATGAACACGGCGTAGACCACGAGGAAGTCGCCAACCGCGAGGGTTTCCGGGTCCGGCAGCGTGGCCGCCAGCAGCACGGCTCCGGCAAGGAAGGGCAGCGCGGCGCCGAGCGCCTGCAGGTGCGCTTCGCGGGCGCGGAGCTCCAACTCCGCGTGTTTCTGTTCACGGTAATCTCGCGCCCACACCGCGAATGCCGATCCCTCCGCGCCGTCGACCCGCAGCTTGGAAATACCCTTGATGAGCTGGAACAGGCGGCCGGCCAGACGTTGGACGATTTGAATCACCCGGCCGTGGTGCGATATCTGCAGCAGACCGAGAACGACGGTCACGGCCAGTGAAAGGAGCCCGAACGCGGCGGTGACGACACCCAGCGTGACATTGTAGAAGAAAATAAGGAGAAAGGCGGGCAACAGGAACACGATCGACATCAAGGCGTCCGTGGCCATGCCCTGCTCAGCGTCGCGCAGGTTCCGGAACGTCATTCCCCGCAACGCCAGGTCGCCGGCCGGATAACGGTGCAGGAAGCTCAGAGGGAGGCGGAGCAAGCGGTCCCAGAACGCCGCCTCGATCCGGGACGCGACGCGTCCTTCCAGGCGCATCAGCACCATTCCCCGGAGCACGTACAGCAGTGCCCCGATCAGGGCCGCCGCCGCCAGTATCCCGGTGACCGAGTACAACGGGCCGGTTTCGCCGTCTGGAATGACCTGGGCGGCGATGAAGCCCAGCACCACCCCGGGCAGCAACGCGATCAGCCCCCCCAACAGCCCGGTGGCGACGTAACGGCCGAGGTCGGCGGCCAGACCCTTGCTGGCAAGCCGGAAGAGGTCCCGCGGCCCGGCGCTGGCGGTGACCAGCGGCCGATAGAACACCCATGCGTCGGCGCGGAGCGATTCCGCGCTTTCGGCGGTAACCCGGGCGCGACGCCCGGTGTCGGGATCC encodes the following:
- a CDS encoding MMPL family transporter, with the protein product MAARWPVIVLTLVLVAVAAGGGAFLKSSTDYRMFFSRDNPQLLAFESLENTYERSDNVLFMIAPDDGDVTSERALAAAIWLTERAWQTPYSTRVDSIANFQQTVADGDDLSVRDLVDPTKLDDAEERSRIRAAALADPRLAGNAVARDGAVSAVNVTVKLPQEDDAARISEVVAFARSLLHEAEARFPGIDFRLVGTVVLNQAFAEATAATTRTVLPASLAIMALILGVLTRTLAGVAATGLVIVFSVLATMGLGGWAGIPLTPTTAATPIIVLTVAVANCVHPLVTLLHRLQAGDSKRAAIVESIRLNLYPVFLASVTTALGFLTMNFSEVPPYRHLGTLVALGAGISFVLSVSFLPALVSLLPVRSRAAGKGHDPVMAAVAEFVVRRRTVLLWGSVAVVLALAAAVPRNELNDVLTNFLDESVELRQDMDFLDKRLSGNTVLEYSLVSSGPGDIAEPAFLTDVSAFADWYRAQPETRHVRVISDTFRQLNKSMHGGDPAAYRLPESRELGSQYLLLYELSLPFGLDLNNQIDVAKSATRMTVTAKTLSTREVLELNARAEAWLDGNTPHITRVESSGVALMFAHIGQRNIRAMLLGTTIAFLGISVLLIAAFRSLRLGLVSLAPNFIPGLMGFGIWGLVVGEVGLALAVVMAMTIGIVVDDTVHFLGKYHRARREQGCAPDDAVRYAFQEVGRAMFTTTAILVAGFLVLGFSEFFPTAQMGQLTAIVIALALLADLLLLPPLLMAVDRGPTAGNTREGTP
- a CDS encoding NHLP leader peptide family RiPP precursor: MKEFTQAAMQSAEEMQRKLIDKAVEDLDFRQQLLSDPKTAIREELGVDLPENVAIHVHESDMNTVHLSLPAGQLDEEQLEAIAAGRCCC
- a CDS encoding ATP-binding cassette domain-containing protein, whose product is METPEPCSLAHLAAESGTAVPCAGNLPVETDDPRFVWFVEAGAVDLFMVERRNGVQQSTPCHLLRADAGRLLPGVASQHEDTTLGLVAKGLPGTVLRRLPADGLTATRDAELAAHVDAWLRDVSAFLSRDVAPLPRLDMTIEPGQAPTAGTGTLSARQGVAWVSALPPNVALFMDLIDPAGSKGDDANPIPLTAGSWLTLMEPARLSTRSSQALAEEHLLLPALANFHAVVFSLERLNRRLAVVDQANLDRARATNRRVDEESARRRLFDLYGLSEPEDAGSNGSALPEALRIVGRHEGIAFNLPAATDATGAAPPLADILAASGVRGRRVRLAGEDKWWTGDSGAMLAFRADDDRPVALLPGSLGRYWEVDPDTGRRARVTAESAESLRADAWVFYRPLVTASAGPRDLFRLASKGLAADLGRYVATGLLGGLIALLPGVVLGFIAAQVIPDGETGPLYSVTGILAAAALIGALLYVLRGMVLMRLEGRVASRIEAAFWDRLLRLPLSFLHRYPAGDLALRGMTFRNLRDAEQGMATDALMSIVFLLPAFLLIFFYNVTLGVVTAAFGLLSLAVTVVLGLLQISHHGRVIQIVQRLAGRLFQLIKGISKLRVDGAEGSAFAVWARDYREQKHAELELRAREAHLQALGAALPFLAGAVLLAATLPDPETLAVGDFLVVYAVFMVFQTAVVRLGTSFSAVAGMTPALDQIRPFLAEPMDTEAGGESVGALGGEIVFDHVSFRYDPDGPSILDDVSIHARPGEFVAIAGESGGGKSTLFRLALGLEQPSAGAVYYDGRDLKHLNVKQVRRQIGVVPQEVRLHPEDLWDNIAGGHDETTAEDAWRAARLAAVDGEIAAMPMGMLTPVGASASVTSGGESQRITIAHALIRKPRILLLDEATNWLDNDSQARIVDNLAQLDSTRIVIAHRLSTLRQADRLYVLQSGRVVQEGTFEELAATEGVFRDLVRRQMA